The genomic interval CGCTCGAACAGCAGGACGGCGGCTTCACGATCACCAAATCGGCGCTGACGCTGACCGGCAAGGTGCCGGGGATCGCTGCCGACGAATTCGCGAAGATCGCCGAAGAAGCCGAGAAGAATTGCCCGGTGTCGAAGCTGCTCGACTGCGAGATCACGCTCGAGCACAAGCTCGAAAGCTAAGCCGCGTAACGCAGCGGCGGCGGCAGTGCGTCGTCCATGAAGTCGAAGGCGCCCTGCGCGGGCGCGGGCAGCTGCCAGCGCTGGAGGACGCGGTGGCGGCTGTGGCCGACATGGCTTTCGATCAGGACGAGCTCGCGCGGCGTCCAGTTCCACGCGACCGGAACCGGATCGAACGCATGTCTGCCATAGCCGAGCGTGATGTGCGGGCGGAGTCCCGACTGGCGATACCAGGGCGCGATTCCATATGGTGCGAGCCGTGCGACAAGGTCGTCGTAAAGCTGGCGAATAGCCGCGGTGCTCCCGACCGTGACCAGTTCGGCGCCGGCATCCCGGCTGACGATCCGGCCAAAGGGAATCGAAGCGGCGGCGGGCACGCCGCTTTCGAATGCGCTGGCGACGCGTTGCCGCAGGAAGGGGTGGGGCACCGACGTCTCGTCGATCGTGCAGAGAGTGAGGTGATAATTTTGCGGCTTCAGCCCCGCGAAGAGATCGCCCGAAACGGGCGGCAATTGACGCGCAAGCCAGCCTGCGCGATCGGCGGCGAGCTGAAAGCCAAGGAAATAGCGGAACATTGGGCTCATCATCCATTCCTCCGAATCGGATCAATGTTCCCATTATGTTCTCACTGGCCGCTGGAGTCGAATCCTTCCGCTATTCGTCGTCGATCGGCATCCGGGTGACGTGGATGTAGCTCGCCTGCCAGCTATCGCCATGACGCCGGAAAATGTCGGTGAAGCGGATGCGGACGCGGAAGGGCTTGCCCGCCGCGCGGCCCGACAGGATCGTCTCGGCGCTCGCAAGGCCCGTGTCCCTGCCGAGCGGCAGGACGGCCCGGTCCTTCAGCGTCACCGGGTCATAATCATCGTCGGGCCCGGTCCAGCCCTCGATGAAGAAAGCCTTGCCATAACGCTTGCCGCTTCCGTCGATGAAGACGAGGTCGTCGGCGACCATGCGATCGAGCGCGGCGCGATCCTGCGCGATCTGCGCCGCGTCGAAGGCGTCGGCGAAGGCGGTGAGGTCGGCGATGTCGCTTTGCGGCGCCTCGGCCGCCGCGCTGGCGGACAGGGCCAGGGCGAGCATCGTTGCCCGGAAAAGGGAGGTCTTCATTCGCCCATCATTCCCGCCAGGGCGCGCCCGGTCAATCGTCGTCGGACCTGTTCAATTCGATTGCGCCGTCCTGCCGGCGATATTCGCGCTTGATCTCAACCATGGTTGAGCTTTCATAAGGCACGCAGATGATTAGCGAACGGAGCGTCTGTCGATGTTGCACTACCCCCCTGCCCCCTCCGATCCGGCCGATTCCGATATGCCGGCTTCTGATCCGGCCGACGCGTTCCTGCCGCGCTATTTCGCGCGCATCGGCTATAGCGGCCCGGTGGCGCCGACGTGGGAGGTGCTCGCCGCGCTCCAGGCCGCGCATATCGCGGCGATCCCGTTCGAGGCGATCGACGCGCTGACCGGCGCCGGAATCGATATTGGCGCCGCCGCGATCGACGCGAAGCTGGTCGGCCAGCGGCGCGGCGGATATTGTTTCGAGCAGAACGGCCTGTTCCTCCGCGTCCTGCAGGCGATCGGCTTCGCGGCCGAGGGGCTGATCGGGCGCGTGCGCTGGATGCTGCCCGACGATGCCCCGCCGACGCCCCGCTCGCATATGGTCGTGCGCGTGACGATCGACGGGCGGCCGTGGCTGGCCGACGTCGGCTTCGGCGCCGCGGTGCCGCCGCAGCCGCTGGCGATGGATCGCGAGGATCCGCAGCCGACGCGGCACGAAAGCTATCGCGTCGTCCGGCAAGGCGATGAATGGCAAGTCGCCGCGCTGATCGAGGGCGGGTGGCGGACGCTCTACCGGATCGAGAATGTCCCGCCGCCGGCGATCGATTACGAACTCGGCAACTGGTACACCTCGGCGCATCCCGATTCGCATTTCCGCCATCAGCTGATCGCGGCGCGGACGACGGCCGAGGCGCGCTATGGGCTGCGCGACAACCGGCTGACGACGCGGCTGATCGACGGGCGATCCGACCGCCGCTACCTGACCGCCGACGAGATCGAGCGCGCCTTGTCCGAAATCTTTCTGCTGCCGGTGCAGCGCCACTGGCGCCCGGCAATCGAGCGCGCGGCGACGGCGGAGATTGCCGGATAGTCGCACCGTGGCTTGACTCGCCGGCGCTGTGGCTTTCTCATGCTTCGACAACATAATAGCAGGAGCGGAAAGCCATGACCCTCGCAACGTCGCAGCGGGTTTTCGAGCGGCTGAAGGTCGCGCCGTTGACGCCCGGTATCGGCGCAGAAATCTCGGGCATCGACCTCGCCTGCGAACAGGATGACGCGACGATCGCCGAAATCCGCGCCGCGCTGCTGGCCTACAAGGTCGTCTTCTTTCGCGACCAGTTCATCACGCCCGAACAGCATATCGCCTTTGCGCGGCGCTTCGGCCCGCTCGAAATCCATCCCGCGACGCCGCAGGATCAGCCGAACCGCGAGGTGCTGCACATCGCGCACGGGCCCGATTCGCGGGGGCGCGAGAATTTCTGGCATTCGGATGTCACTTGGCGCGCCGAACCCTCGCTGGGATCGATCCTGCGCGCGATCGAGGTGCCCGAGGAAGGCGGCGACACGCTGTTCGCCGACATGGCGGCGGCGTTCCGCGGCCTGTCGCCCGCGATGCAGGATTGGTGCCGCTCGCTGAGCGCCGTGCATGACATCGCGCGGGTCTTTGCCAAAAGGCTGGGCAAGAGTGCGCACGAACTGCACGAACAATATCCGCCGCAGCTCCACCCCGTGGTGCGCACCCATCCCGAGACGGGCGAACAGGCGCTTTACGTCAACACCGCTTTCACGAGCCATATCGAGGGATTGTCGGCAAAGGAGAGCGAGTGGCTGCTCGCGCATCTCTATGCGCAGGCCGCGGTTCCCGAAATCCAGTGCCGTTTCCGCTGGCGCGCGGGGTCGATCGTCTTCTGGGACAATCGCGCCGCGCAGCATTATGCGGCGTCGGACTATTTCCCCGCGGTGCGGCGGATGGAGCGAGTGACAATCGCGGGCGACCGGCCCTTCTATCGCGACGAACGCTGAGGGCGGAGTGACCGGGAAGAAAGTCGTGCTGCTGTCGGGCGGCAATCCGCAGATCGCCAAAGGCTATGGCGACGCGCCGGTGCAGGCTTATATCGCGGCGATGCCGGGGTGGAAGTCGGCCGCCTGGGCGCGGCTCGACAGACTGATCGAAAAGACGGTTCCGGGGGTCGCAAAGGCGGTCAAGTGGAACTCGCCGCTCTATGGCGCGCCGGGGCAGGGTGAGGAGCCGACGCACTGGTTCCTGAGCATCCATTGCTTCGACCGTTACATCAAGGTCGCCTTCTTTCGCGGCCGCTTGCTCGATCCGGTGCCGCCGGTGGCGTCGAAAAGCGGCGACACGCGCTATTTCCATATCCATGAGGATGAGAAGGTCGACGAAGCGGCGTTCGCCGACTGGGTCAAACAGGCCGCGGCACTGCCCGGTGAGAAGATGTGAGGAAGAGGTTATGGCGGCGGACCTGATCGATGCGAAGATCGCGGCGCTCGGCGACTGGCGCGGCGACATGCTGGCGAAGCTGCGCGCGTTGATCCATGCCGCCGACGCGCAAGTCGAAGAGACCGTGAAGTGGCAGAAGCCGTCGAACCCGGCGGGAGTTCCGGTGTGGGACCATGCCGGCATCCTCTGCACGGGCGAGATATACAAGGACAAGGTCAAGCTGACCTTCGCCAAGGGCGCGGCGCTCGCCGATCCGAAGAAGCTGTTCAATTCGAGCCTCGACGGCAACACGCGGCGCGCGATCGACCTGTTCGAGGGCGACAGCATCGACGAAGCGGCGTTCGAGGCGCTGGTCCGCGCCGCGGTCGAGGCGAACCTCGAAAAGCCGGCGCGGGTCAAAAAGGCCTAGTCGCAGCCCGTTCCTTCGGCGCGCGCGGCCCAGCCGATCGCGCCGTCCAGCATCCTGAGGTGCGCGGGGTCGCGCCACGCTTCGGCCTTGTGACCGAGCGCCGAGTAGAAGATGCGCGCGCGGCCCTCGCAGCGCCACCAGATCAGCGCGTGGTCCGCGCCCATGCGGTATTTGGGGTCGAGGTGCAGCGTGCGTTCGTCGAGCGATGCGAGGATGTGCGCGTCGGCGGCGGGCGCGACGTCCCAGCTGTAATATTCGTCGGTCCAGCGCCAGCGGGCGGGAAGGTGGCGCGTCGCAGGGTGACTGCGGTCGGCGATCGTGAGGTCGGCCGCCTGGAACTGGTGGGCGCCGCCCGGGTGGCCGGTGAAACGGCCATTGCCGCGCAGCTTCACGAACCAGTCGGGGTGGCTGCCGTCGCCCGCGCTGTGGAGGCCGACGAAGCCGCCGCCGCCAGCGATCCACGCCTGGAAGGCATCGCGCTGGTCGGGGGTGTAAATGTCGCCGCTAGCATTGGCGAAGACGATGACATCGAATCCGGCGAGGTCGCGGCGGTTGAAGACGGCGGCATTTTCGGTCGCGAAGCTGCTCCATCCGCGCGCCTTCACCAGCGCCTCGATCGCCGGCACGGCTTCCGCGATGCTGTCGTGGCGATAGCCGTTGGTCTTGCTGACGATCAGCACCGCGGGACGGGTGAGCGCGGGCAGTTCGGGCGGCACGCGGTCGAACGTCGGCGCCGGGCGCCGCGGATCGGGTGCCGCCTGTGCGGCCCCGAGCATCAGCGGCAGCGCGACGACAGCGAGCTTGGCGATGGTGATCATTCTGCCTCTCCCGACAATATCGGGCGCAGGCTAATGACACCGGTGAACCTTCGCAAGCCGCCGCCGTCGCGCGATGCTCAGCGGCAGCGCACCTCGTCGTTGCCGCTGCGTTCGATCGCGCGCCCGGCGACCGCGCCGCCGACCGCGCCGAGCACGGTGCCGAGCGTCTTCGAATCGCCCGGCGCGATGACGTTGCCCGCGATGCCGCCGATCACGCCGCCGACGATCAGCCCGGTCGAGCCGTCGTTGCGGCGGCAATAATATTTGCCGTCGCGCCCGCGATAGATGCGGTCGTCGTTCGACAGGCGGCGTTCGCGGTAACGGCGATCGCTCCGGTAATAATTATCGGCATAATAGCCGCCGTGGCGCGGGTCGGGCCGGTCATAGTCGTAGCGGCCGTACTGGTCGTAATAGCTGCGGTCGTAATAGCCGTAGCCGCCGTCGTCATAGCCATAGCCGCCGGTCGAAGCGCAGGCGCCGAGCGTCGCGGTCGCGGCGGCGAAGGGCAGGATCATCAGCTTGTTCATCGGCTTCACTCCGTTCGGATCGCGTGCCGGGCCAAGCGGGCGGGGCATGCGGATGGCCCCTCTCGCAAAGAAAGACCCCCGAACGCCTTGCCGGGTTCCCTGTCGCCCTACCCATCCCCGCCCGCGCGGTCGGGCGAATAGGGCACGGGTTCGAGCGTGCGGTCCGAAATCGCGTCGACGAAGCTGCCGTGGCGCGCGCCCGTTTCCTTCTTGATCGCCGCCCATTCCTCGTCGGCCATGAAGGCGGCCCATGCGGCCTTCATCGTGGCGGCGTCGGGCCAGTCGAGCAGATAGACGAATTCGACCTTGCCTTCATGCTCGCTGCGCCAGATCGAGCGCACCGCGAAGCCGTGGCGCGCCATGATGCGCAGCGCATGATCGCGGAAACGGTCGTGGAACACGCCTTCGTTGGCGCGCGGAATTTCGTAGATGCGCAGCTGTTGCAGCGGGGCGGGTGCGGCCGGGGGCGCGGCTGCGGCGGCGGGCGCCAGAGCGAGCAGCGGCGCGAGCAGCGCGGCGAGGGCAAGGATGCGGATGGGGGAGGGCATGGGCTATTCTCCATTTCTATCTGCAAATTCTCGTCATTCCCGCGAAAGCGGGAACCCAGTGGCAACCTTGGCTCGCTGGGTTCCCGCTTTCGCGGGAATGACGAGATAATCGGGGCGCTTCAGTCGATGATTACGTCCTTCCCTTCCGCCTTCAGCTTCGCGAGCCCGTCCTTCATCGCCGCGAG from uncultured Sphingopyxis sp. carries:
- a CDS encoding arylamine N-acetyltransferase, encoding MPASDPADAFLPRYFARIGYSGPVAPTWEVLAALQAAHIAAIPFEAIDALTGAGIDIGAAAIDAKLVGQRRGGYCFEQNGLFLRVLQAIGFAAEGLIGRVRWMLPDDAPPTPRSHMVVRVTIDGRPWLADVGFGAAVPPQPLAMDREDPQPTRHESYRVVRQGDEWQVAALIEGGWRTLYRIENVPPPAIDYELGNWYTSAHPDSHFRHQLIAARTTAEARYGLRDNRLTTRLIDGRSDRRYLTADEIERALSEIFLLPVQRHWRPAIERAATAEIAG
- a CDS encoding DUF1801 domain-containing protein, which encodes MTGKKVVLLSGGNPQIAKGYGDAPVQAYIAAMPGWKSAAWARLDRLIEKTVPGVAKAVKWNSPLYGAPGQGEEPTHWFLSIHCFDRYIKVAFFRGRLLDPVPPVASKSGDTRYFHIHEDEKVDEAAFADWVKQAAALPGEKM
- a CDS encoding NIPSNAP family protein; this encodes MPSPIRILALAALLAPLLALAPAAAAAPPAAPAPLQQLRIYEIPRANEGVFHDRFRDHALRIMARHGFAVRSIWRSEHEGKVEFVYLLDWPDAATMKAAWAAFMADEEWAAIKKETGARHGSFVDAISDRTLEPVPYSPDRAGGDG
- a CDS encoding nuclear transport factor 2 family protein, whose protein sequence is MKTSLFRATMLALALSASAAAEAPQSDIADLTAFADAFDAAQIAQDRAALDRMVADDLVFIDGSGKRYGKAFFIEGWTGPDDDYDPVTLKDRAVLPLGRDTGLASAETILSGRAAGKPFRVRIRFTDIFRRHGDSWQASYIHVTRMPIDDE
- a CDS encoding DUF1801 domain-containing protein; the encoded protein is MAADLIDAKIAALGDWRGDMLAKLRALIHAADAQVEETVKWQKPSNPAGVPVWDHAGILCTGEIYKDKVKLTFAKGAALADPKKLFNSSLDGNTRRAIDLFEGDSIDEAAFEALVRAAVEANLEKPARVKKA
- a CDS encoding glycine zipper 2TM domain-containing protein, translated to MPRPLGPARDPNGVKPMNKLMILPFAAATATLGACASTGGYGYDDGGYGYYDRSYYDQYGRYDYDRPDPRHGGYYADNYYRSDRRYRERRLSNDDRIYRGRDGKYYCRRNDGSTGLIVGGVIGGIAGNVIAPGDSKTLGTVLGAVGGAVAGRAIERSGNDEVRCR
- a CDS encoding ThuA domain-containing protein translates to MITIAKLAVVALPLMLGAAQAAPDPRRPAPTFDRVPPELPALTRPAVLIVSKTNGYRHDSIAEAVPAIEALVKARGWSSFATENAAVFNRRDLAGFDVIVFANASGDIYTPDQRDAFQAWIAGGGGFVGLHSAGDGSHPDWFVKLRGNGRFTGHPGGAHQFQAADLTIADRSHPATRHLPARWRWTDEYYSWDVAPAADAHILASLDERTLHLDPKYRMGADHALIWWRCEGRARIFYSALGHKAEAWRDPAHLRMLDGAIGWAARAEGTGCD
- a CDS encoding TauD/TfdA family dioxygenase; the encoded protein is MTLATSQRVFERLKVAPLTPGIGAEISGIDLACEQDDATIAEIRAALLAYKVVFFRDQFITPEQHIAFARRFGPLEIHPATPQDQPNREVLHIAHGPDSRGRENFWHSDVTWRAEPSLGSILRAIEVPEEGGDTLFADMAAAFRGLSPAMQDWCRSLSAVHDIARVFAKRLGKSAHELHEQYPPQLHPVVRTHPETGEQALYVNTAFTSHIEGLSAKESEWLLAHLYAQAAVPEIQCRFRWRAGSIVFWDNRAAQHYAASDYFPAVRRMERVTIAGDRPFYRDER